The proteins below come from a single Conger conger chromosome 10, fConCon1.1, whole genome shotgun sequence genomic window:
- the zgc:114123 gene encoding protein spire homolog 1 isoform X1, with protein sequence MEYPVYVTATSQISLDKILELQDQPINEEQAWALCYQLCTLLSEDQYARRGEFYTSRRMVQLPGRNNILLINDGNVCLRMDDSSTDYFAFETEDELVDYLGRLIYSCLDWGLDSSVERELNETLEVLLCQMTKVNLQESMQESFQPLCTFSEVIQICENRLYEPAQAARHYRDICSALFSDTVELCQYFHNVQRNKDALQKIIVEPETRTVSQDAPHWVFAWKHLMEDLCRGVTLRPVEWLNLSTPLPVEHSPFQQLLEDIKIKRYKLRNIQTVGKTYMSGHHEALLKAISSRSNLKPVSSKGYHSIYCEYGALERKLKTRPKEKASLHELLMGEIRKADQLKLLSSRKKRFSDKDDCFSPLNCPIPYGEGTATEDNPFLLSPFLTPKTEEEPFKEPVFQQVNTGVGPEWEFCPALSSSPLDPFCGSSRRHSRSCSLGSHLYKLERSCAKVNVPLTISEVIKRRQTEMRTLKNIYSDRFKKWRVCSSCSKRSLYFTWHNCCFLCNRVVCPECCMKMHLPYKWCVNLPVSFFKKIVLSNGCERDVSHFWRERSTWDHTRVPLVLESHITNTLPQPGLAMRDWYSQDICTECKKVLLEACDSVFRLSPVPSSKEI encoded by the exons ATGGAATACCCCGTGTATGTCACTGCTACCAGTCAAATTTCTTTGGACAAAATATTGGAGCTGCAGGACCAGCCTATAAACGAAGAACAAGCCTGGGCATTGTGTTACCAGCTATGTACCCTATTATCTGAAGACCAATATGCGAGAAGAGGAGAGTTCTACACGTCCAGGAGAATGGTGCAGCTCCCTGGTAGAAATAACATTTTGCTGATAAATGATGGGAATGTTTGTCTCAGAATGGACGACAGCAGCACAG aCTACTTTGCCTTTGAGACAGAGGATGAG CTGGTGGATTACCTGGGAAGGCTGATCTACTCCTGCCTAGACTGGGGTCTGgatagcagtgtggagagggagcTAAATGAAACCCTCGAGGTTCTGTTGTGCCAGATGACCAAGGTGAACCTGCAGGAGAGTATGCAGGAGTCATTCCAACCTTTGTGTACATTCTCTGAGGTCATCCAG ATCTGTGAGAACCGTCTGTATGAACCAGCTCAAGCAGCACGTCATTACAGAGACATCTGTTCAGCCCTCTTCTCCGACACTGTGGAACTGTGCCAGTACTTCCACAACGTTCAGCGCAACAAAGAT GCTCTGCAGAAGATCATTGTTGAACCAGAAACAAGAACGGTTTCTCAGGATGCACCGCACTGG GTATTTGCATGGAAGCACTTGATGGAGGActtatgcagaggggtaacacTCAGGCCTGTGGAATGGTTAAACTTGAGCACTCCCCTTCCTGTTGAGCACTCTCCTTTCCAGCAGCTCTTGGAGGACATAAAGATCAAGAGGTACAAGCTCCGCAATATCCAG ACAGTTGGCAAAACTTATATGTCTGGACATCATGAGGCTCTCCTGAAGGCCATCTCCTCAAGGTCTAATTTGAAACCTGTGAGTTCTAAAGGGTATCATAGTATTTACTGCGAGTACGGG GCCTTGGAACGGAAACTTAAGACACGGCCCAAAGAAAAGGCCAGTCTCCATGAGCTGCTGATGGGGGAAATCCGAAAGGCTGACCAACTGAAACTCTTGTCTTCACGCAAAAAGAGATTTTCTGATAAAG ATGATTGTTTCTCACCCCTCAACTGTCCGATTCCCTACGGTGAGGGCACCGCAACTGAAGACAACCCTTTCCTGTTGAGCCCCTTCCTAACACCTAAGACTGAG GAGGAGCCATTCAAAGAGCCAGTATTCCAGCAAGTCAACACTGGAG tgggTCCAGAGTGGGAATTCTGTCCTGCTCTTTCATCTTCACCATTGGACCCCTTCTGTGGCTCATCAAGAAGACACTCTAGATCCTGTTCACTTGGCAGCCACCTCTACAAACTT GAAAGGAGCTGTGCCAAGGTTAATGTTCCCCTTACTATTTCTGAAGTCATCAAGAGGCGCCAGACTGAGATGAGGACCTTGAAAAACATATACTCTGACAGATTCAAAAAATGGAGG GTATGTTCAAGTTGTTCAAAGAGGAGCCTTTATTTCACCTGGCATAACTGTTGTTTCCTTTGCAACCG GGTTGTGTGCCCTGAATGTTGCATGAAG ATGCACCTGCCCTATAAGTGGTGTGTGAACCTGCCAGTGAGTTTTTTCAAGAAGATTGTGTTGAGCAACGGCTGTGAACGGGATGTATCTCACTTCTGGAGAGAGCGCTCGACTTGGGACCATACCAG GGTTCCCCTTGTCCTGGAGTCTCATATCACAAATACACTCCCCCAGCCTGGTTTGGCCATGAGAGACTGGTACAGCCAGGACATATGTACCGAATGCAAGAAGGTTCTGCTGGAGGCCTGTGATTCGGTGTTCAGACTGAGCCCTGTGCCGAGCTCCAAGGAAATCTGA
- the zgc:114123 gene encoding protein spire homolog 1 isoform X2: protein MEYPVYVTATSQISLDKILELQDQPINEEQAWALCYQLCTLLSEDQYARRGEFYTSRRMVQLPGRNNILLINDGNVCLRMDDSSTDYFAFETEDELVDYLGRLIYSCLDWGLDSSVERELNETLEVLLCQMTKVNLQESMQESFQPLCTFSEVIQICENRLYEPAQAARHYRDICSALFSDTVELCQYFHNVQRNKDALQKIIVEPETRTVSQDAPHWVFAWKHLMEDLCRGVTLRPVEWLNLSTPLPVEHSPFQQLLEDIKIKRYKLRNIQTVGKTYMSGHHEALLKAISSRSNLKPALERKLKTRPKEKASLHELLMGEIRKADQLKLLSSRKKRFSDKDDCFSPLNCPIPYGEGTATEDNPFLLSPFLTPKTEEEPFKEPVFQQVNTGVGPEWEFCPALSSSPLDPFCGSSRRHSRSCSLGSHLYKLERSCAKVNVPLTISEVIKRRQTEMRTLKNIYSDRFKKWRVCSSCSKRSLYFTWHNCCFLCNRVVCPECCMKMHLPYKWCVNLPVSFFKKIVLSNGCERDVSHFWRERSTWDHTRVPLVLESHITNTLPQPGLAMRDWYSQDICTECKKVLLEACDSVFRLSPVPSSKEI, encoded by the exons ATGGAATACCCCGTGTATGTCACTGCTACCAGTCAAATTTCTTTGGACAAAATATTGGAGCTGCAGGACCAGCCTATAAACGAAGAACAAGCCTGGGCATTGTGTTACCAGCTATGTACCCTATTATCTGAAGACCAATATGCGAGAAGAGGAGAGTTCTACACGTCCAGGAGAATGGTGCAGCTCCCTGGTAGAAATAACATTTTGCTGATAAATGATGGGAATGTTTGTCTCAGAATGGACGACAGCAGCACAG aCTACTTTGCCTTTGAGACAGAGGATGAG CTGGTGGATTACCTGGGAAGGCTGATCTACTCCTGCCTAGACTGGGGTCTGgatagcagtgtggagagggagcTAAATGAAACCCTCGAGGTTCTGTTGTGCCAGATGACCAAGGTGAACCTGCAGGAGAGTATGCAGGAGTCATTCCAACCTTTGTGTACATTCTCTGAGGTCATCCAG ATCTGTGAGAACCGTCTGTATGAACCAGCTCAAGCAGCACGTCATTACAGAGACATCTGTTCAGCCCTCTTCTCCGACACTGTGGAACTGTGCCAGTACTTCCACAACGTTCAGCGCAACAAAGAT GCTCTGCAGAAGATCATTGTTGAACCAGAAACAAGAACGGTTTCTCAGGATGCACCGCACTGG GTATTTGCATGGAAGCACTTGATGGAGGActtatgcagaggggtaacacTCAGGCCTGTGGAATGGTTAAACTTGAGCACTCCCCTTCCTGTTGAGCACTCTCCTTTCCAGCAGCTCTTGGAGGACATAAAGATCAAGAGGTACAAGCTCCGCAATATCCAG ACAGTTGGCAAAACTTATATGTCTGGACATCATGAGGCTCTCCTGAAGGCCATCTCCTCAAGGTCTAATTTGAAACCT GCCTTGGAACGGAAACTTAAGACACGGCCCAAAGAAAAGGCCAGTCTCCATGAGCTGCTGATGGGGGAAATCCGAAAGGCTGACCAACTGAAACTCTTGTCTTCACGCAAAAAGAGATTTTCTGATAAAG ATGATTGTTTCTCACCCCTCAACTGTCCGATTCCCTACGGTGAGGGCACCGCAACTGAAGACAACCCTTTCCTGTTGAGCCCCTTCCTAACACCTAAGACTGAG GAGGAGCCATTCAAAGAGCCAGTATTCCAGCAAGTCAACACTGGAG tgggTCCAGAGTGGGAATTCTGTCCTGCTCTTTCATCTTCACCATTGGACCCCTTCTGTGGCTCATCAAGAAGACACTCTAGATCCTGTTCACTTGGCAGCCACCTCTACAAACTT GAAAGGAGCTGTGCCAAGGTTAATGTTCCCCTTACTATTTCTGAAGTCATCAAGAGGCGCCAGACTGAGATGAGGACCTTGAAAAACATATACTCTGACAGATTCAAAAAATGGAGG GTATGTTCAAGTTGTTCAAAGAGGAGCCTTTATTTCACCTGGCATAACTGTTGTTTCCTTTGCAACCG GGTTGTGTGCCCTGAATGTTGCATGAAG ATGCACCTGCCCTATAAGTGGTGTGTGAACCTGCCAGTGAGTTTTTTCAAGAAGATTGTGTTGAGCAACGGCTGTGAACGGGATGTATCTCACTTCTGGAGAGAGCGCTCGACTTGGGACCATACCAG GGTTCCCCTTGTCCTGGAGTCTCATATCACAAATACACTCCCCCAGCCTGGTTTGGCCATGAGAGACTGGTACAGCCAGGACATATGTACCGAATGCAAGAAGGTTCTGCTGGAGGCCTGTGATTCGGTGTTCAGACTGAGCCCTGTGCCGAGCTCCAAGGAAATCTGA
- the zgc:114123 gene encoding protein spire homolog 1 isoform X4, whose amino-acid sequence MMGMFVSEWTTAAQLVDYLGRLIYSCLDWGLDSSVERELNETLEVLLCQMTKVNLQESMQESFQPLCTFSEVIQICENRLYEPAQAARHYRDICSALFSDTVELCQYFHNVQRNKDALQKIIVEPETRTVSQDAPHWVFAWKHLMEDLCRGVTLRPVEWLNLSTPLPVEHSPFQQLLEDIKIKRYKLRNIQTVGKTYMSGHHEALLKAISSRSNLKPVSSKGYHSIYCEYGALERKLKTRPKEKASLHELLMGEIRKADQLKLLSSRKKRFSDKDDCFSPLNCPIPYGEGTATEDNPFLLSPFLTPKTEEEPFKEPVFQQVNTGVGPEWEFCPALSSSPLDPFCGSSRRHSRSCSLGSHLYKLERSCAKVNVPLTISEVIKRRQTEMRTLKNIYSDRFKKWRVCSSCSKRSLYFTWHNCCFLCNRVVCPECCMKMHLPYKWCVNLPVSFFKKIVLSNGCERDVSHFWRERSTWDHTRVPLVLESHITNTLPQPGLAMRDWYSQDICTECKKVLLEACDSVFRLSPVPSSKEI is encoded by the exons ATGATGGGAATGTTTGTCTCAGAATGGACGACAGCAGCACAG CTGGTGGATTACCTGGGAAGGCTGATCTACTCCTGCCTAGACTGGGGTCTGgatagcagtgtggagagggagcTAAATGAAACCCTCGAGGTTCTGTTGTGCCAGATGACCAAGGTGAACCTGCAGGAGAGTATGCAGGAGTCATTCCAACCTTTGTGTACATTCTCTGAGGTCATCCAG ATCTGTGAGAACCGTCTGTATGAACCAGCTCAAGCAGCACGTCATTACAGAGACATCTGTTCAGCCCTCTTCTCCGACACTGTGGAACTGTGCCAGTACTTCCACAACGTTCAGCGCAACAAAGAT GCTCTGCAGAAGATCATTGTTGAACCAGAAACAAGAACGGTTTCTCAGGATGCACCGCACTGG GTATTTGCATGGAAGCACTTGATGGAGGActtatgcagaggggtaacacTCAGGCCTGTGGAATGGTTAAACTTGAGCACTCCCCTTCCTGTTGAGCACTCTCCTTTCCAGCAGCTCTTGGAGGACATAAAGATCAAGAGGTACAAGCTCCGCAATATCCAG ACAGTTGGCAAAACTTATATGTCTGGACATCATGAGGCTCTCCTGAAGGCCATCTCCTCAAGGTCTAATTTGAAACCTGTGAGTTCTAAAGGGTATCATAGTATTTACTGCGAGTACGGG GCCTTGGAACGGAAACTTAAGACACGGCCCAAAGAAAAGGCCAGTCTCCATGAGCTGCTGATGGGGGAAATCCGAAAGGCTGACCAACTGAAACTCTTGTCTTCACGCAAAAAGAGATTTTCTGATAAAG ATGATTGTTTCTCACCCCTCAACTGTCCGATTCCCTACGGTGAGGGCACCGCAACTGAAGACAACCCTTTCCTGTTGAGCCCCTTCCTAACACCTAAGACTGAG GAGGAGCCATTCAAAGAGCCAGTATTCCAGCAAGTCAACACTGGAG tgggTCCAGAGTGGGAATTCTGTCCTGCTCTTTCATCTTCACCATTGGACCCCTTCTGTGGCTCATCAAGAAGACACTCTAGATCCTGTTCACTTGGCAGCCACCTCTACAAACTT GAAAGGAGCTGTGCCAAGGTTAATGTTCCCCTTACTATTTCTGAAGTCATCAAGAGGCGCCAGACTGAGATGAGGACCTTGAAAAACATATACTCTGACAGATTCAAAAAATGGAGG GTATGTTCAAGTTGTTCAAAGAGGAGCCTTTATTTCACCTGGCATAACTGTTGTTTCCTTTGCAACCG GGTTGTGTGCCCTGAATGTTGCATGAAG ATGCACCTGCCCTATAAGTGGTGTGTGAACCTGCCAGTGAGTTTTTTCAAGAAGATTGTGTTGAGCAACGGCTGTGAACGGGATGTATCTCACTTCTGGAGAGAGCGCTCGACTTGGGACCATACCAG GGTTCCCCTTGTCCTGGAGTCTCATATCACAAATACACTCCCCCAGCCTGGTTTGGCCATGAGAGACTGGTACAGCCAGGACATATGTACCGAATGCAAGAAGGTTCTGCTGGAGGCCTGTGATTCGGTGTTCAGACTGAGCCCTGTGCCGAGCTCCAAGGAAATCTGA
- the zgc:114123 gene encoding protein spire homolog 1 isoform X3, translating to MEYPVYVTATSQISLDKILELQDQPINEEQAWALCYQLCTLLSEDQYARRGEFYTSRRMVQLPGRNNILLINDGNVCLRMDDSSTDYFAFETEDELVDYLGRLIYSCLDWGLDSSVERELNETLEVLLCQMTKVNLQESMQESFQPLCTFSEVIQICENRLYEPAQAARHYRDICSALFSDTVELCQYFHNVQRNKDVFAWKHLMEDLCRGVTLRPVEWLNLSTPLPVEHSPFQQLLEDIKIKRYKLRNIQTVGKTYMSGHHEALLKAISSRSNLKPVSSKGYHSIYCEYGALERKLKTRPKEKASLHELLMGEIRKADQLKLLSSRKKRFSDKDDCFSPLNCPIPYGEGTATEDNPFLLSPFLTPKTEEEPFKEPVFQQVNTGVGPEWEFCPALSSSPLDPFCGSSRRHSRSCSLGSHLYKLERSCAKVNVPLTISEVIKRRQTEMRTLKNIYSDRFKKWRVCSSCSKRSLYFTWHNCCFLCNRVVCPECCMKMHLPYKWCVNLPVSFFKKIVLSNGCERDVSHFWRERSTWDHTRVPLVLESHITNTLPQPGLAMRDWYSQDICTECKKVLLEACDSVFRLSPVPSSKEI from the exons ATGGAATACCCCGTGTATGTCACTGCTACCAGTCAAATTTCTTTGGACAAAATATTGGAGCTGCAGGACCAGCCTATAAACGAAGAACAAGCCTGGGCATTGTGTTACCAGCTATGTACCCTATTATCTGAAGACCAATATGCGAGAAGAGGAGAGTTCTACACGTCCAGGAGAATGGTGCAGCTCCCTGGTAGAAATAACATTTTGCTGATAAATGATGGGAATGTTTGTCTCAGAATGGACGACAGCAGCACAG aCTACTTTGCCTTTGAGACAGAGGATGAG CTGGTGGATTACCTGGGAAGGCTGATCTACTCCTGCCTAGACTGGGGTCTGgatagcagtgtggagagggagcTAAATGAAACCCTCGAGGTTCTGTTGTGCCAGATGACCAAGGTGAACCTGCAGGAGAGTATGCAGGAGTCATTCCAACCTTTGTGTACATTCTCTGAGGTCATCCAG ATCTGTGAGAACCGTCTGTATGAACCAGCTCAAGCAGCACGTCATTACAGAGACATCTGTTCAGCCCTCTTCTCCGACACTGTGGAACTGTGCCAGTACTTCCACAACGTTCAGCGCAACAAAGAT GTATTTGCATGGAAGCACTTGATGGAGGActtatgcagaggggtaacacTCAGGCCTGTGGAATGGTTAAACTTGAGCACTCCCCTTCCTGTTGAGCACTCTCCTTTCCAGCAGCTCTTGGAGGACATAAAGATCAAGAGGTACAAGCTCCGCAATATCCAG ACAGTTGGCAAAACTTATATGTCTGGACATCATGAGGCTCTCCTGAAGGCCATCTCCTCAAGGTCTAATTTGAAACCTGTGAGTTCTAAAGGGTATCATAGTATTTACTGCGAGTACGGG GCCTTGGAACGGAAACTTAAGACACGGCCCAAAGAAAAGGCCAGTCTCCATGAGCTGCTGATGGGGGAAATCCGAAAGGCTGACCAACTGAAACTCTTGTCTTCACGCAAAAAGAGATTTTCTGATAAAG ATGATTGTTTCTCACCCCTCAACTGTCCGATTCCCTACGGTGAGGGCACCGCAACTGAAGACAACCCTTTCCTGTTGAGCCCCTTCCTAACACCTAAGACTGAG GAGGAGCCATTCAAAGAGCCAGTATTCCAGCAAGTCAACACTGGAG tgggTCCAGAGTGGGAATTCTGTCCTGCTCTTTCATCTTCACCATTGGACCCCTTCTGTGGCTCATCAAGAAGACACTCTAGATCCTGTTCACTTGGCAGCCACCTCTACAAACTT GAAAGGAGCTGTGCCAAGGTTAATGTTCCCCTTACTATTTCTGAAGTCATCAAGAGGCGCCAGACTGAGATGAGGACCTTGAAAAACATATACTCTGACAGATTCAAAAAATGGAGG GTATGTTCAAGTTGTTCAAAGAGGAGCCTTTATTTCACCTGGCATAACTGTTGTTTCCTTTGCAACCG GGTTGTGTGCCCTGAATGTTGCATGAAG ATGCACCTGCCCTATAAGTGGTGTGTGAACCTGCCAGTGAGTTTTTTCAAGAAGATTGTGTTGAGCAACGGCTGTGAACGGGATGTATCTCACTTCTGGAGAGAGCGCTCGACTTGGGACCATACCAG GGTTCCCCTTGTCCTGGAGTCTCATATCACAAATACACTCCCCCAGCCTGGTTTGGCCATGAGAGACTGGTACAGCCAGGACATATGTACCGAATGCAAGAAGGTTCTGCTGGAGGCCTGTGATTCGGTGTTCAGACTGAGCCCTGTGCCGAGCTCCAAGGAAATCTGA